Proteins encoded in a region of the Mycolicibacterium neoaurum genome:
- a CDS encoding SRPBCC domain-containing protein produces the protein MPEHHDDEKRWIELWLTVDAGSEQVWHALATGAGNSAWFTRCEIEEKIGGTIRFDFGPAGDSVGEVTEWNPPRRFGYIERDWTGRDDAPPLTTHITVTDRLDGRCDIAMVHSVVTDRPDWDTELEGFEAGWAGHFAVLRSYLRHFGGRRAVTYRLSAASPDSPYETWKRFTEVMHLHGVDVGDLRTVGATSDNINGQVERVQQDDQHRQVLVRLAEPLPGLVLFDMSTPGGKAMVSLNAFFYGDDAADDAEVTRTAWQRLLEHTFD, from the coding sequence ATGCCGGAGCACCACGACGACGAGAAGCGCTGGATCGAGCTGTGGCTGACCGTCGATGCCGGCTCCGAACAGGTGTGGCATGCACTGGCCACCGGCGCGGGCAACTCGGCCTGGTTCACCCGCTGCGAGATCGAGGAAAAGATCGGTGGGACAATCCGATTCGACTTCGGGCCCGCCGGTGATTCGGTCGGTGAGGTCACCGAATGGAATCCGCCGCGCCGCTTCGGCTATATCGAACGAGATTGGACCGGACGCGATGACGCCCCGCCGCTGACCACCCACATCACCGTGACCGACCGACTCGATGGACGCTGCGATATCGCGATGGTGCACTCCGTGGTGACCGATCGTCCCGACTGGGACACCGAGCTCGAGGGCTTCGAAGCGGGCTGGGCCGGGCATTTCGCGGTGCTGCGCAGCTATCTGCGGCATTTCGGCGGCCGTCGCGCGGTGACCTATCGACTCTCTGCGGCATCACCGGACTCGCCGTACGAGACCTGGAAACGGTTCACCGAGGTCATGCACCTGCACGGTGTCGACGTGGGCGATCTGCGCACGGTCGGCGCCACCAGTGACAACATCAACGGGCAGGTGGAACGGGTCCAGCAGGACGATCAGCACCGCCAGGTGCTGGTGCGTCTGGCCGAGCCGCTACCCGGCCTCGTGCTGTTCGACATGTCCACACCGGGCGGGAAGGCGATGGTGAGCCTCAACGCGTTCTTCTACGGCGACGACGCTGCCGACGATGCCGAGGTGACCCGCACGGCGTGGCAGCGGCTGCTGGAACACACCTTCGACTGA
- a CDS encoding glycosyltransferase family 4 protein — protein MKILMVSWEYPPVIIGGLGRHVHHLATELVDAGHEVVVLSRRPTGTDPSTHPSTDEMSEGVRVIAAAQDPHEFAFGTDMMAWTLAMGHSMVRSGLILRDWQPDLVHAHDWLVAHPAIALAEFFDVPLVSTIHATEAGRHSGWVSGAVSRQVHALESWLVHESDSLITCSASMREEITELFGPGLAETTVIPNGIDTDGWPFATRRPHDGAPELLFFGRLEYEKGVHDAIAALPRIRRTHPGTTLTIAGDGTQLDFLTAQARKHKVLKATKFIGRVDHEGLVRLLHRADVAVLPSHYEPFGIVALEAAATGTPLVTSNIGGLGEAVIDGVTGVSCPPRDVPALADAVRRVLDDPTAAQQRALAARDRLGDFSWPNVADHTAQVYLSAKRGERQPQPRRLIVERPLPDYG, from the coding sequence ATGAAGATCTTGATGGTCTCCTGGGAGTACCCGCCGGTGATCATCGGTGGGCTCGGCAGGCATGTGCATCACCTGGCCACCGAACTCGTCGACGCCGGCCACGAGGTCGTGGTGCTGTCGCGCCGGCCTACCGGTACCGACCCGAGCACCCACCCGTCGACCGACGAGATGTCCGAAGGTGTGCGCGTCATCGCCGCCGCCCAGGATCCGCACGAATTCGCCTTCGGCACCGACATGATGGCGTGGACGCTGGCCATGGGACATTCCATGGTGCGGTCCGGCCTGATCCTGCGGGACTGGCAGCCAGATCTGGTACATGCCCACGACTGGCTGGTCGCACATCCGGCGATCGCACTGGCCGAATTCTTCGACGTGCCTTTGGTTTCCACCATCCATGCCACCGAGGCCGGCAGGCATTCCGGTTGGGTATCCGGTGCGGTCAGCCGACAGGTGCACGCACTGGAATCGTGGCTCGTGCACGAATCCGATTCGCTGATCACCTGTTCGGCGTCCATGCGCGAGGAGATCACCGAACTTTTCGGGCCGGGCCTGGCCGAGACGACGGTCATCCCCAACGGGATCGATACCGACGGTTGGCCTTTCGCCACCCGTCGCCCGCACGACGGCGCACCCGAGTTGCTGTTCTTCGGCCGGCTGGAATACGAGAAGGGTGTGCATGACGCCATCGCGGCCCTGCCGCGCATCCGCCGAACGCACCCGGGCACCACGCTGACCATCGCCGGTGACGGCACTCAGCTGGATTTCCTGACCGCCCAAGCCCGCAAACACAAGGTGCTCAAGGCGACCAAGTTCATCGGACGCGTCGACCACGAGGGCTTGGTCCGGTTGCTGCACAGGGCCGATGTCGCCGTGCTGCCATCGCATTACGAGCCGTTCGGCATCGTCGCCCTGGAGGCCGCTGCCACCGGTACACCCCTGGTGACCTCGAACATCGGCGGGCTCGGCGAGGCCGTCATCGACGGTGTCACCGGGGTGTCCTGCCCGCCGCGCGATGTCCCCGCACTCGCGGATGCGGTGCGCCGGGTGCTCGACGATCCCACCGCCGCACAGCAGCGCGCATTGGCGGCCAGGGACCGACTCGGCGACTTCTCCTGGCCGAACGTCGCCGACCACACCGCGCAGGTGTATCTGTCCGCCAAACGTGGCGAACGCCAGCCGCAGCCGCGCCGGCTGATCGTCGAGCGTCCACTGCCCGACTACGGTTGA
- a CDS encoding electron transfer flavoprotein subunit beta/FixA family protein yields MTNIVVLIKQVPDTWSERKLSDGDYTLDREAADAVLDEINERAVEEALLIKEREGGDSTVTVLTAGPERATEAIRKALSMGADKAVHLKDDGLHGSDLIQTGWALARALGTIEGTELVIAGNEATDGVGGAVPAVIAEYLGLPQLTHVRKLNVEGGKVTAERETDDGVFGLEATLPAVVSVNEKINEPRFPSFKGIMAAKKKEVTVLTLAEIGVEADEVGVANAGTKVLSSTPKPPKTAGEKITDEGEGGTKVAEYLVAQKLI; encoded by the coding sequence ATGACGAACATCGTGGTCCTGATCAAGCAGGTCCCTGATACCTGGTCGGAACGCAAGCTCTCCGACGGTGACTACACGCTCGATCGCGAGGCGGCCGACGCCGTGCTCGACGAGATCAACGAGCGCGCCGTCGAAGAAGCGCTGCTCATCAAGGAACGTGAAGGTGGCGACAGCACGGTCACCGTGCTGACCGCAGGCCCCGAGCGTGCCACCGAGGCCATCCGCAAGGCACTGTCCATGGGCGCCGACAAGGCCGTCCACCTCAAGGACGACGGTCTGCACGGCTCCGACCTCATCCAGACGGGTTGGGCACTGGCCCGCGCGCTGGGCACCATCGAAGGCACCGAACTGGTGATCGCCGGTAACGAGGCCACCGACGGCGTCGGCGGCGCGGTTCCGGCCGTCATCGCCGAGTACCTCGGCCTGCCGCAGCTCACCCACGTGCGCAAGCTCAACGTCGAGGGCGGCAAGGTCACCGCCGAGCGCGAGACCGACGACGGCGTCTTCGGCCTGGAGGCCACACTGCCCGCCGTGGTGAGCGTCAACGAGAAGATCAACGAGCCGCGCTTCCCGTCCTTCAAGGGCATCATGGCCGCCAAGAAGAAGGAAGTCACCGTCCTGACCTTGGCCGAGATCGGTGTCGAGGCCGACGAGGTGGGCGTTGCCAATGCAGGCACCAAGGTGCTCTCGTCGACCCCCAAGCCCCCGAAGACCGCCGGCGAGAAGATCACCGACGAGGGCGAAGGCGGCACCAAGGTCGCCGAGTACCTGGTCGCCCAGAAGTTGATCTAG
- a CDS encoding electron transfer flavoprotein subunit alpha/FixB family protein — protein MAEVLVLVEHAEGALKKVSTELITAARVLGEPSAVVVGAPGTAAGLTDGLKAAGAAKIYVAESADVDNFLVTPKVDVLAALAESASPAGVVIAASAEGKEVAGRLAARLGSGLLVDVVGLKDGGIGVYSIFGGAFTVEAQATGELPVITVRPGAVDAEPADGAGEVVEVEVPAQAENATKITSREPVVAGDRPELTEASVVVAGGRGVGSEENFKVVEELADSLGGAVGASRAAVDSGYYAGQFQVGQTGKTVSPQLYIALGISGAIQHRAGMQTSKTIIAVNKDEEAPIFEIADLGIVGDLFKVTPQLTEAVKARKG, from the coding sequence ATGGCTGAAGTACTCGTGCTCGTCGAGCACGCCGAAGGTGCACTGAAGAAGGTCAGCACCGAACTCATCACCGCCGCCCGCGTGCTGGGTGAGCCGTCCGCCGTCGTGGTGGGCGCCCCCGGCACCGCTGCCGGCCTCACCGACGGCCTCAAGGCCGCCGGTGCGGCCAAGATCTACGTCGCCGAGTCGGCCGATGTGGACAACTTCCTGGTCACCCCGAAGGTCGACGTGCTTGCGGCGCTCGCCGAGTCGGCATCGCCTGCCGGTGTGGTCATCGCCGCCAGCGCCGAGGGCAAAGAGGTCGCCGGCCGGTTGGCCGCACGCCTGGGCTCCGGCCTGCTGGTCGACGTCGTCGGTCTGAAGGACGGTGGCATCGGGGTCTACAGCATCTTCGGTGGCGCGTTCACCGTCGAGGCGCAGGCCACCGGCGAACTGCCCGTCATCACCGTTCGTCCGGGTGCCGTGGACGCCGAACCGGCCGATGGTGCCGGTGAGGTCGTCGAGGTCGAGGTCCCGGCCCAGGCCGAGAATGCGACGAAGATCACTTCGCGTGAGCCGGTCGTCGCCGGTGACCGCCCCGAGCTCACCGAGGCCAGCGTCGTGGTCGCCGGTGGTCGCGGTGTCGGCAGCGAGGAGAACTTCAAGGTCGTCGAAGAGCTGGCCGATTCGCTCGGCGGCGCCGTCGGTGCCTCGCGTGCCGCGGTGGACTCCGGCTACTACGCCGGTCAGTTCCAGGTCGGCCAGACCGGTAAGACCGTGTCGCCGCAGCTGTACATCGCCCTGGGCATCTCCGGTGCGATCCAGCACCGCGCCGGCATGCAGACGTCCAAGACGATCATCGCGGTCAACAAGGACGAAGAGGCGCCGATCTTCGAGATCGCCGATCTCGGCATCGTGGGCGACCTGTTCAAGGTCACCCCGCAGCTGACCGAGGCGGTCAAGGCCCGCAAGGGTTAG
- a CDS encoding acyltransferase, protein MTTMWGAPLHKRWRGSRLSDPRQARFLTRDSLRWVLANKAYTPWYLVRYWRLLKFKLRNPHIITRGMVFLGKGVEIEATPELSTMEIGRWVHIGDKNTIRCHEGSLRIGDKVVLGRDNVINTYLDIELGDSVLMADWCYVCDFDHKMDSLELPIKDQGIIKSPVRIGPDTWVAAKVSVLRGTSVGRGCVLGAHAVVKGEIPDYSIAVGSPAKVVKNRKVAWDASAAQRAELAANLADIERKKAAR, encoded by the coding sequence ATGACGACGATGTGGGGCGCGCCGTTGCACAAGAGGTGGCGAGGTTCGCGGCTGAGCGATCCGCGTCAGGCTCGGTTCCTGACCCGCGATTCGCTGCGCTGGGTGCTGGCCAACAAGGCCTACACGCCGTGGTACCTGGTGCGGTACTGGCGTCTGCTCAAGTTCAAGCTGCGCAACCCTCACATCATCACCCGGGGCATGGTGTTCCTCGGCAAGGGTGTGGAGATCGAGGCCACGCCGGAGCTGTCCACCATGGAGATCGGCCGCTGGGTTCACATCGGCGACAAGAACACCATCCGCTGCCACGAGGGTTCACTGCGCATCGGTGACAAGGTGGTCCTGGGCCGTGACAACGTCATCAACACCTACCTGGACATCGAACTGGGTGATTCCGTGCTGATGGCCGACTGGTGTTATGTCTGCGATTTCGACCACAAGATGGACAGTCTGGAGCTTCCGATCAAGGACCAGGGCATCATCAAGAGCCCGGTGCGGATCGGACCGGACACCTGGGTTGCCGCCAAGGTCAGTGTGTTGCGCGGGACGTCGGTGGGCCGCGGTTGCGTGCTCGGTGCGCATGCGGTGGTCAAGGGGGAGATCCCGGACTACTCGATCGCTGTCGGGTCGCCGGCCAAGGTGGTCAAGAATCGCAAGGTCGCCTGGGACGCATCGGCCGCCCAGCGTGCCGAGCTGGCCGCCAATCTGGCCGATATCGAGCGCAAGAAGGCCGCGCGCTAG
- a CDS encoding lysophospholipid acyltransferase family protein, giving the protein MTVTGHAWLPKATCDEGCMHAGAAAPGSRPAVWTRTTLRVTGAVLLFLAVPLLAMPLPGRSHLQRAYCRLMLRCVGVRITVSGGPIRNLRGVLVVSGHVSWLDVFSIGAVLPGSFVARADLIDWPALGVVARIMKVIPIERENLRRLPAVVGAVAARLRGGHTVVAFPEGTTWCGLGYGPFRPAMFQAAVDAGRPVQPLRLTYHHRDGTPSTVPAYIGEDTLLASIRRLVTARRTVVHVQVQSLELPGDDRRDLAARCEAAVRGPGAVGVHRRAAHIGAAAGEVLVA; this is encoded by the coding sequence GTGACCGTCACCGGACATGCATGGTTGCCCAAGGCGACCTGCGATGAGGGCTGCATGCACGCCGGCGCCGCCGCGCCGGGCTCGCGACCGGCCGTGTGGACCCGCACCACGTTGCGGGTGACCGGTGCGGTGCTGTTGTTCCTCGCCGTGCCACTGCTGGCCATGCCGCTGCCCGGCCGCTCACACCTGCAACGCGCCTACTGCCGGCTGATGCTGCGCTGCGTCGGCGTCCGGATCACCGTGTCGGGCGGCCCGATCCGCAACCTGCGCGGTGTCCTGGTGGTCAGCGGGCACGTGTCCTGGCTGGACGTCTTCAGCATCGGTGCGGTCTTGCCGGGATCGTTCGTCGCCCGCGCCGACCTGATCGACTGGCCGGCGCTGGGCGTCGTCGCCAGGATCATGAAGGTGATCCCGATCGAGCGGGAAAACCTGCGCAGGCTGCCCGCGGTCGTCGGTGCGGTCGCGGCCCGGTTGCGCGGCGGGCATACCGTGGTCGCCTTCCCCGAGGGCACCACCTGGTGTGGCCTCGGCTACGGTCCGTTCCGGCCGGCGATGTTCCAGGCCGCGGTCGACGCGGGCCGCCCCGTGCAACCGCTGCGGCTGACATACCACCACCGCGACGGCACCCCGTCGACGGTGCCCGCCTATATCGGCGAGGACACCCTGCTTGCTTCCATCCGCCGCCTGGTCACCGCCCGGCGCACGGTCGTGCACGTGCAGGTGCAGTCCTTGGAGCTGCCTGGTGACGATCGCCGGGATCTGGCTGCCCGTTGCGAGGCCGCGGTGCGCGGACCCGGTGCGGTGGGGGTCCACCGACGCGCCGCCCATATCGGTGCCGCGGCCGGTGAGGTATTGGTGGCCTGA
- a CDS encoding PQQ-binding-like beta-propeller repeat protein has protein sequence MTTLLASACANTDSWVEAHPATGWSAQYADGANSSYNPVDGARQLSLDWQRSVKGALGAQAALGSGAYLAVNGQTADGCSLMVWENDNNGRQRWCTRLWQGGGLSSPLFDGFDNLYIGQPGAIMSFPPTQWIRWRQPVIGMPMTPRLLDPGHLLVFTHLGQVLVFDAHRGTVIGTPLDLVAGVDPTDSQRGLDDCVTERSGCPVPAAPAFSADTGMLVAGLWQPGAPAPVLTGLKYRPEATAMVTPAWTSTAVGGGPIASPVLSADGTVAYVTGRDNRLWAIDTADGSAKWSAALDSTPRTPPSVTPDGHIIAGGGPGSRLVSVTDGGEIAWSRDDVEPLTTSTQSGGGTGYAVIRDGDTGQALLVFDTADGRTLNQYPLPEADGAPLGISVGHDRRVVVTTSAGQVYSFAPA, from the coding sequence ATGACCACACTGCTGGCTTCGGCGTGCGCGAACACCGATTCCTGGGTCGAAGCCCACCCCGCGACCGGATGGTCCGCGCAGTACGCCGACGGGGCCAACAGCAGCTACAACCCTGTCGACGGCGCCCGGCAACTGAGCCTGGATTGGCAACGCTCGGTCAAGGGTGCGTTGGGCGCACAGGCCGCGCTGGGTTCAGGTGCCTACCTGGCGGTGAACGGCCAGACCGCCGACGGCTGCTCGCTCATGGTGTGGGAGAACGACAACAACGGTCGGCAACGGTGGTGCACCAGACTGTGGCAGGGCGGCGGCTTGTCCAGCCCGCTGTTCGACGGCTTCGACAACCTCTACATCGGCCAACCGGGCGCGATCATGTCGTTCCCGCCCACGCAGTGGATCCGCTGGCGGCAGCCGGTGATCGGCATGCCGATGACCCCGCGCCTGCTCGATCCAGGACACCTACTGGTGTTCACCCATCTGGGCCAGGTGCTGGTGTTCGACGCACATCGCGGAACCGTCATCGGCACACCGCTTGATCTGGTTGCCGGCGTCGATCCGACCGATTCGCAACGCGGACTCGACGACTGCGTCACCGAGCGCAGTGGTTGCCCCGTGCCTGCGGCGCCGGCATTCAGCGCCGACACCGGAATGCTGGTCGCCGGACTCTGGCAACCCGGCGCCCCGGCGCCGGTCCTCACCGGGTTGAAGTATCGCCCCGAGGCCACCGCGATGGTGACCCCGGCCTGGACCAGCACCGCCGTCGGCGGCGGACCGATCGCCAGCCCGGTGCTCTCGGCGGACGGCACCGTCGCCTATGTCACCGGCCGCGACAACCGACTGTGGGCTATCGACACCGCCGACGGCAGCGCGAAGTGGTCGGCGGCACTGGACTCCACCCCGCGGACTCCACCGTCGGTGACCCCGGATGGACACATCATCGCCGGCGGCGGACCGGGTTCGCGTCTGGTCTCCGTCACCGACGGCGGTGAGATCGCCTGGAGCCGTGATGATGTCGAACCGTTGACGACGTCCACGCAAAGCGGCGGCGGCACCGGCTACGCGGTGATCCGCGACGGTGACACCGGTCAGGCGCTGCTGGTGTTCGATACCGCCGACGGCCGCACCCTCAACCAGTACCCGTTACCGGAGGCCGACGGTGCGCCGCTGGGGATCTCGGTGGGCCATGACCGCCGAGTCGTCGTCACCACCAGCGCAGGTCAGGTCTACAGCTTCGCACCGGCCTAG
- a CDS encoding class I SAM-dependent methyltransferase translates to MSTFGSVENSGGPAKAGTDVDPCLPLTGERTIPGLAEENYWFRRHEVVYQRLADRCAGRDVLEAGPGEGYGADLIAQVARSVVGVDYDEQAVAHIRAKYPRVQMTLGNLAELPLADGSVDVVVNFQVIEHLWDQGQFVAECARVLRPGGLLLMSTPNRITFSPGRDTPLNPFHTRELNAAELTELLVDGGFEIEGMYGVFHGPGLAELDARHGGSIIEAQIARAVADAPWPADLLADVAAVRTEHFDLVEDGRDNRAIDDSLDLVAIAVRGD, encoded by the coding sequence ATGAGCACATTCGGTTCGGTCGAGAACTCCGGTGGTCCCGCCAAGGCGGGCACCGACGTCGACCCTTGTCTGCCCCTGACCGGTGAACGGACCATTCCGGGCCTGGCCGAGGAGAACTACTGGTTCCGCCGCCACGAGGTCGTCTACCAGCGTCTTGCCGATCGCTGCGCCGGCCGTGACGTGCTGGAGGCAGGCCCTGGCGAGGGGTACGGGGCCGACCTGATCGCGCAGGTGGCCCGCTCCGTGGTGGGCGTCGACTACGACGAACAGGCCGTCGCCCACATCCGGGCCAAGTATCCGCGGGTCCAGATGACCCTCGGCAATCTCGCCGAGCTTCCGCTGGCGGACGGGTCGGTGGACGTGGTGGTCAACTTCCAGGTCATCGAGCATCTCTGGGACCAGGGGCAGTTCGTCGCCGAATGCGCGCGCGTGCTGCGACCCGGTGGGCTGTTGCTGATGTCGACGCCGAACCGGATCACCTTCTCCCCCGGCCGCGACACCCCGCTGAACCCGTTCCACACCCGTGAGCTCAACGCCGCCGAACTCACCGAACTCCTCGTCGATGGCGGCTTCGAGATCGAAGGCATGTACGGCGTTTTTCACGGTCCCGGGCTGGCCGAGCTCGACGCACGCCACGGCGGTTCCATCATCGAGGCGCAGATCGCGCGCGCGGTGGCCGATGCCCCGTGGCCTGCGGACCTGCTCGCCGATGTCGCCGCGGTGCGTACCGAGCACTTCGATCTGGTCGAAGACGGCCGCGACAACCGTGCCATCGACGACAGCCTGGACCTGGTGGCGATCGCGGTGCGCGGTGACTGA
- a CDS encoding esterase: MRVPPLAVTVLAATTTALLGIAGAPVAAAAPPGCSDVDGVLGPDNVCTIAQTDPAYTLNIKFPANFPDPKPVIEYVKQTRDGFLNVAKSPDFRGMPYELDTTTVQYSSAVPPRGTQSVVFTTYQNVGGAHPQTFYKSFSWDQAYRKPITFEKLFREGVDPLPVIFPVVQADLARQSGIPDPVLPDAGLDPANYQNFAITDDAVIFFFSQGELLPESAGAVQVSVPRATVAPLLA, encoded by the coding sequence ATGCGTGTACCCCCGCTGGCCGTCACCGTGCTGGCAGCAACCACCACGGCCCTGCTGGGCATCGCGGGTGCACCGGTCGCCGCAGCCGCGCCGCCGGGATGCAGCGATGTCGACGGCGTGCTCGGTCCCGACAATGTGTGCACCATCGCCCAGACCGACCCGGCCTACACGCTGAACATCAAGTTCCCGGCGAATTTTCCCGATCCCAAGCCGGTGATCGAGTACGTCAAGCAGACCCGCGATGGATTCCTCAACGTCGCGAAGTCCCCGGATTTCCGCGGGATGCCCTACGAATTGGACACCACCACCGTCCAGTACAGTTCTGCGGTCCCGCCGCGGGGGACCCAGTCGGTGGTGTTCACCACCTACCAGAATGTCGGTGGCGCCCACCCGCAGACGTTCTACAAATCGTTCAGCTGGGATCAGGCATACCGCAAGCCGATCACCTTCGAGAAGCTGTTCCGCGAGGGTGTCGACCCGCTGCCGGTGATCTTCCCGGTGGTGCAGGCCGATTTGGCCCGGCAGTCGGGCATCCCCGATCCGGTGTTGCCGGATGCGGGTCTGGACCCGGCCAACTATCAGAACTTCGCCATCACCGACGATGCGGTGATCTTCTTCTTCAGCCAGGGTGAATTGCTGCCCGAATCGGCGGGCGCCGTTCAGGTTTCGGTGCCGCGCGCAACGGTGGCCCCACTACTGGCCTGA
- a CDS encoding glycoside hydrolase family 57 protein, with the protein MFTLVLHTHLPWLAHHGRWPVGEEWLYQSWAACYLPLFRVLRTLADEGRGHLLSLGMTPVVTAQLDDPYCLTGMHHWLANWQLRAQEATTVTSGPDTGYASPEAMRQFGIREYDTATAAMDDFSTLWRHGGSPQLRPLVEAGTIELLGGPLAHPFQPLLNPRLREFALREGLADARHRIGHTPAGIWAPECAYAPGMESGYAAAGVSHFMVDGPSLHGDTALGRTVGDSDVVAFGRDLQVSYRVWSPKSGYPGHAAYRDFHTYDHLTGLKPARVTGRNVASEAKAPYDPERADRAIDVHVADFVEVVRRRLIDESDRIGRPAHVVAAFDTELFGHWWYEGPQWLERLLRALPAAGIRVGTLTDAIADGFVGGPVELPPSSWGSGKDWQVWNGPKVTDLVQLNTEVVDTALAAVDKAMMHPDAGGRDTVADQILRETLLTVSSDWPFMVSKDSAAEYARYRAHLHAHATREISTALASGRRSQAQRLAEDWNRADGLFGALDARRLPQ; encoded by the coding sequence ATGTTCACGCTGGTGCTGCACACACACCTGCCGTGGCTGGCCCATCACGGCCGCTGGCCGGTGGGCGAAGAGTGGCTCTATCAGTCCTGGGCGGCGTGCTATCTGCCGCTGTTCCGGGTCCTGCGCACCCTGGCCGACGAGGGCCGCGGCCACCTGCTCTCCCTCGGCATGACACCGGTGGTCACCGCCCAACTCGACGATCCGTACTGCCTGACGGGCATGCACCATTGGCTGGCCAACTGGCAGTTGCGCGCCCAGGAGGCGACAACGGTCACCAGCGGCCCCGACACCGGCTACGCATCGCCGGAAGCCATGCGGCAGTTCGGGATCCGTGAATACGACACCGCCACCGCGGCGATGGACGACTTCAGCACGCTGTGGCGTCACGGCGGTAGCCCGCAGCTGCGCCCGCTCGTCGAGGCCGGCACCATCGAACTGCTCGGCGGTCCGCTGGCCCACCCGTTCCAGCCGTTGCTCAACCCGCGGCTGCGCGAGTTCGCTCTGCGCGAAGGTCTGGCCGATGCCCGGCATCGCATCGGGCACACCCCGGCAGGCATCTGGGCTCCCGAGTGCGCCTACGCGCCGGGCATGGAAAGCGGTTATGCGGCAGCCGGTGTCAGTCATTTCATGGTCGACGGACCCTCACTGCACGGCGACACCGCACTGGGCCGCACCGTCGGCGACAGCGACGTGGTGGCATTCGGACGCGACCTCCAGGTCAGTTATCGGGTCTGGTCGCCCAAATCCGGTTATCCCGGCCACGCCGCCTACCGCGACTTCCACACCTATGACCACCTCACCGGCCTCAAGCCGGCCCGGGTCACCGGGCGCAACGTGGCATCGGAGGCCAAGGCGCCGTATGACCCCGAGCGCGCCGACCGCGCCATCGACGTGCACGTCGCCGATTTCGTCGAGGTGGTGCGGCGCAGGCTGATCGACGAGTCCGACCGCATCGGACGCCCTGCCCACGTGGTGGCCGCGTTCGACACGGAACTGTTCGGGCATTGGTGGTATGAGGGCCCACAATGGCTGGAGCGGTTGCTGCGAGCACTGCCGGCCGCGGGCATCCGCGTCGGCACCCTCACCGATGCCATCGCCGACGGGTTCGTCGGCGGCCCGGTCGAATTGCCGCCCAGCTCATGGGGTTCCGGCAAGGACTGGCAGGTGTGGAACGGTCCCAAGGTCACCGATCTGGTCCAGCTCAACACCGAGGTCGTCGACACCGCTCTGGCCGCGGTCGACAAGGCGATGATGCACCCCGATGCGGGCGGACGCGATACGGTCGCCGACCAGATCCTGCGCGAAACGCTGCTCACGGTCTCCAGTGACTGGCCCTTCATGGTCAGCAAGGACTCGGCCGCCGAGTACGCCCGCTATCGCGCACACCTGCACGCACACGCCACCCGCGAGATCAGCACCGCCCTGGCCTCCGGGCGCCGCTCCCAGGCCCAGCGGCTGGCCGAGGACTGGAACCGCGCCGACGGCCTGTTCGGAGCGCTGGACGCCCGGAGGCTGCCACAATGA
- a CDS encoding GNAT family N-acetyltransferase, which yields MSTASVLIPADDTAHATSGTPAPRYTLLLSTEPEHIEAAQRLRHEVFTSEPGFALTASPDGLDADRFDQYCDHLLVREDGSGELVGCYRMLPPPGAIAAGSLYTATEFDVRLLDTLRPSLVEMGRAVVREDHRNGGVVLLMWAGILAYLDRCGYDYVTGCVSVPTHPAGETPGSGLRGVRDFVLRRHGAPTEYTLRPYRPVVIDGRGLDDIEPPARVSVPALMRGYLRLGAQVCGEPAHDPDFGVGDFPALLDKRRADVRYLRRLRSVSQATEGEARS from the coding sequence ATGAGCACCGCATCAGTACTCATACCCGCCGACGACACCGCGCACGCGACCTCGGGGACTCCGGCGCCGCGCTACACCCTGCTGCTGTCCACCGAGCCCGAGCACATCGAGGCGGCCCAGCGGCTGCGTCACGAGGTGTTCACCTCCGAGCCCGGCTTCGCGTTGACCGCGAGCCCCGACGGCCTGGACGCCGACCGCTTCGACCAGTACTGCGATCACCTGCTGGTCCGTGAGGACGGGTCCGGCGAGTTGGTCGGCTGCTACCGGATGCTGCCGCCACCGGGTGCTATCGCCGCTGGAAGTCTCTACACCGCAACCGAATTCGACGTCCGGTTGCTGGACACCCTGCGACCGTCGCTGGTCGAGATGGGCCGCGCCGTGGTGCGCGAAGACCACCGCAACGGCGGCGTGGTGCTGCTTATGTGGGCGGGCATCCTGGCCTACCTTGACCGCTGCGGTTACGACTACGTCACCGGCTGCGTGTCGGTGCCGACGCATCCTGCCGGGGAGACCCCCGGCAGTGGTCTGCGCGGGGTACGCGATTTCGTGTTGCGCCGCCACGGCGCGCCCACCGAGTACACGCTGCGCCCCTACCGCCCGGTGGTCATCGACGGTCGCGGCCTCGACGACATCGAGCCACCGGCCAGGGTCAGCGTGCCGGCCCTGATGCGCGGATATCTGCGCCTCGGCGCCCAGGTGTGCGGTGAGCCGGCCCACGATCCCGATTTCGGTGTCGGCGACTTCCCGGCGCTGCTGGACAAGCGGCGTGCCGACGTCCGCTACCTGAGGCGCCTGCGCTCGGTGTCGCAGGCCACCGAGGGGGAGGCACGGTCGTGA